One window from the genome of Elaeis guineensis isolate ETL-2024a chromosome 5, EG11, whole genome shotgun sequence encodes:
- the LOC140858047 gene encoding uncharacterized protein codes for MGSILPDPNPTHAIPTVDEYGRELDQVEFYRMTHTHQDGTFVRDESRDLYERATSLIAERDDESAASTQQSRIEAEVFTELMGPERYGRVRGYGVGVTPTQLSEVSRYTQHVAANAQDSRVRRLVVEIQEIRQSRAAEMEEMRQSRAEMQAMRGQIDRLTSLLEMLLAHQAPVETAARHVETATTIRLRVDIILFLLYSYIYLYYS; via the exons atgggtagtatactacccgacccaaaTCCTACCCATGCCATCCCtact gtggatgagtaTGGGAGGGAACTCGatcaagtggagttttaccggatgactcatactcatcaggatggtacttttgttcgagatgagtcgagagatttatat gagagggctacatctctcattgcggagcgtgacgacgagtccgcagcatctacgcagcagagtcgtatcgaggccgaggtgttcacagagttgatgggaccagagcgctacggccgagtgaggggttatggagtaggagtcacccccactcagttatctgaggttagtagatatacgcagcatgttGCAGcaaatgctcaggattcacgcgttcgcagactcgtggtggagatacaggagattagacagagtcgtgccgctgagatggaggagatgcgacagagccgtgccgagatgcaggccatgaggggacagattgatcgacttacatctttattagagat gctcctggcacatcaggcacccgtcgagacagcggcacgtcacgtggagacagcgacgaccatccgcctacgggttgacattattttatttttattgtattcttatatttatttatattactcttga